One Podospora pseudopauciseta strain CBS 411.78 chromosome 5 map unlocalized CBS411.78m_5, whole genome shotgun sequence DNA window includes the following coding sequences:
- a CDS encoding uncharacterized protein (COG:S; EggNog:ENOG503NZZ8) produces the protein MATRVQLGWYRWVPFLGYHHVLMILIAVTIILLSLLLAGCSSSSPLIPDIFLLSIYYEKYTAVPDTAQVDYRVSEAISNIVGDASLQARVGYFGICISTDGGSWLCSNNATSLANEISVEQDPLNLIWLSAQFKDMIVFPYLLIIAIIFAFICLLLLATFPGWHEEEDSEGSEREVKPFPSRPVSQVALAIIFIASIFVLVSVLWQHTASVAASIIAQDFGNGSVLAGVGSSAMVMGWFSFTLLIIVTIGLLVMILSMAVLSDIMA, from the exons aTGGCGACAAGAGTACAATTAGGATGGTACC GATGGGTACCATTCCTCGGCTACCACCACGTGCTGATGATCCTCATCGCCGTGACGATAATCctgctctccctcctcctagcaggctgctcctcctcctcccccctcatccccgacatcttcctcctctccatctatTACGAAAAATATACGGCCGTCCCCGACACGGCCCAGGTCGACTACCGTGTCTCGGAGGCGATCTCCAACATTGTCGGCGACGCCAGCCTCCAGGCCAGGGTCGGCTACTTTGGCATCTGCATCTCGACCGACGGCGGGAGCTGGCTGTGCTCCAACAATGCGACCTCGCTGGCGAACGAGATCTCGGTGGAGCAGGACCCGCTGAACCTGATTTGGCTGTCGGCGCAGTTTAAGGATATGATTGTTTTTCCCTATCTCTT gatcatcgccatcatcttcGCCTTCATCTGCCTCCTCCTACTGGCTACCTTTCCCGGCTGgcacgaggaggaagattcCGAGGGTTCAGAAAGAGAAGTCAAGCCTTTTCCCTCGAGACCGGTCAGCCAAGTCGCGCTGGCGATTATCTTTATTGCGTCGATTTTTGTGCTGGTTAGTGTGCTGTGGCAGCACACCGCGTCTGTGGCGGCGAGTATTATCGCGCAGGATTTCGGGAACGGGTCGGTGCTGGCGGGGGTTGGGTCGAGTgccatggtgatggggtggttTAGTTTTACGTTGTTGATTATTGTTACGATTGGGTTGTTGGTCATGATATTGAGCATGGCGGTTCTGTCGGATATTATGGCttga
- a CDS encoding uncharacterized protein (COG:U; EggNog:ENOG503P2XV), with protein sequence MAPHAGGDSSSSSSSSSDKYKPQDAVHAALTMGALFGTGGLFLAAVKTSLEKKHVGPWAVFSKHGNIAATFTAVGSVYEFSRVASANLREKNDHYNNAIAGAFGGAVLGLRAGRIPAILGYGALMSVTSAVFEYTGGRIQGAGRNPDVDEFERKEMLRKRYRRPVEETIAEIGEGRSIKLPGYDERRAQRLKEAYGFEVKPVCADPERA encoded by the exons ATGGCGCCCCACGCCGGAGgggactcctcctcctcctcctcctcttcctccgaCAAATACAAGCCCCAAGATGCTGTCCACGCCGCCCTGACAATGGGTGCCCTCTTCGGCACCGGAggtctcttcctcgccgccgtcaAGACTTCCCTCGAGAAGAAGCACGTCGGTCCCTGGGCTGTCTTTTCCAAGCACGGCAACATCGCCGCTACTTTTA CCGCCGTCGGCTCAGTCTACGAGTTCTCCCGCGTCGCCTCCGCCAATCTCCGCGAGAAGAACGATCACTACAACAATGCTATCGCTGGTGCTTTTGGTGGTGCTGTCTTGGGGTTGAGAG CCGGCCGCATCCCCGCCATCCTGGGCTACGGCGCCCTCATGTCCGTCACCTCGGCCGTCTTCGAGTACACCGGCGGCCGCATCCAAGGCGCCGGCCGCAACCCCGACGTGGACGAGTTCGAGCGCAAGGAGATGCTCCGCAAGAGATACAGGAGGCCGGTGGAAGAGACGATTGCtgagattggggaggggagat CCATCAAGCTCCCTGGATACGATGAGCGGAGAGCCCAGAGGCTCAAGGAGGCCTACGGCTTCGAGGTGAAGCCTGTATGCGCGGATCCTGAGCGTGCTTGA
- a CDS encoding uncharacterized protein (COG:O; EggNog:ENOG503P1WN): MAEPPIPLPDDANPADIKSQVLQLTLTSIQSSDSDENPCVICLETITSPSTALPCGHSNYDFLCLASWLQQRPFCPLCKTGVTQVRYTDADTQNEHLYNVPPLAPTPEQPARQTVSRATNPADVLQLGPLDFERYLFGDVTSIQVPPVRRNLRRRQSNHQPPPPSSTPDQALQQRQHIYRHNLFSLHIGSSPHTSYSPSVPSPAVLSSTPHLLSKARLFLRRELQVFFPPTTAAPSTGDSIHQNREFLLEYVIAMVKTVDLQSPSGAAHAENLLRDYITLPDTGDDRTALFLHELKNWMRWRGEPPGNVSLEGWDRGVQYPSLDEGRKR, from the exons ATGGCAGAACCACCAATACCCCTCCCAGACGACGCCAACCCAGCCGACATCAAATCCCAAGTCCTCCAACTAACCCTCACCTCGATCCAGTCCTCCGACAGCGACGAAAACCCCTGCGTCATCTGCCTCGaaaccatcacctccccctcgacTGCCCTCCCATGCGGCCACTCCAACTATGACTTCCTCTGCCTCGCCAGCTGGCTTCAGCAACGGCCCTTTTGTCCCCTATGCAAAACAGGCGTCACCCAAGTCCGGTATACCGACGCCGACACCCAAAACGAACACCTCTACAACGTCCCACCCCTAGCACCCACACCAGAACAACCTGCCCGGCAGACAGTCTCACGAGCGACCAACCCGGCAGACGTTCTCCAATTGGGCCCATTGGATTTCGAGAGATATCTTTTCGGAGACGTCACCTCTATCCAAGTCCCCCCAGTCCGGCGCAACCTTCGCCGAAGACAGAGCAACcatcagccaccaccaccatccagcacccccgaccaagccctccaacaacgccaGCACATCTACCGGCACAACCTCTTCTCTCTGC ACATCGGCTCCTCCCCCCACACAAGCTACTCTCCATCCGTGCCCTCACCAGCCGTCctctcttccaccccccatctcctaTCCAAAGcccgcctcttcctccgccGAGAACTGCAggtcttcttccccccaactACGGCAGCTCCCTCAACGGGGGACAGCATCCATCAAAACAGGGAGTTTCTTCTCGAGTACGTAATTGCCATGGTCAAAACCGTCGACCTCCAGTCTCCATCCGGAGCCGCCCACGCCGAGAATCTACTCAGAGATTATATAACCCTACCCGACACAGGTGATGACAGGACAGCACTCTTTCTACATGAACTCAAGAACTGGATGAGGTGGCGGGGCGAGCCACCAGGGAATGTTAGTCTTGAGGGGTGGGATAGGGGGGTGCAGTACCCTTCGCTtgatgaggggaggaagC GATAA
- a CDS encoding uncharacterized protein (COG:S; EggNog:ENOG503P8EU), with protein MDDQARAEFELQSLQVRAELKKWETDWQEEHGGNKPSRNDIKQNPDIAKKYKQYSKLRDVLSGKIPPEELSKPSRPKSSSHRPPQTPSKHSKTAQTPRKHHVANPYMQSPTARTPGAVTPSTARKLFSPVLPTSIGPTPQKDGRVLGLFDLLGKTPSKPTESPFPKPIGSATPSKRRASELGDLTTPSAKRIAHDASTPLAGRTNLFGAVTTPLHEKPNNTTTTPSTTRSKLFNTPAFLRRTTLPPPVDETDENGPWKVGPLRLPRVLSRKGVKVKGLSEVVADLRKIEDEAHQDEEDALREMEAEELGVPVTKPAVPKLATVPEGVETEIGDGQTVPPQPAQPRYTEEKPVLLSHFDNEAYDDEIDLSREGVDTQGNPLRVYKKRGQKRTTRMVKMKPTRFQRPTDNSPPDSDDEPIPETQYPDQPPQAPQDDLLLSGPDFEGNDEDDDDFDTLRPTPKSTGKGARKTLAETKGRKKEDEREEGTVKKAVRKVKATAHANFKRLKLKQGGAKGGPGYNSRFRRRR; from the coding sequence ATGGACGATCAAGCCAGAGCCGAATTCGAGCTCCAATCCCTCCAAGTGCGAGCCGAGTTGAAAAAATGGGAGACCGACTGGCAAGAAGAACACGGCGGTAACAAGCCAAGCCGCAACGACATTAAGCAGAATCCCGACATTGCCAAAAAGTACAAGCAATACAGCAAACTCAGAGACGTCCTCTCGGGCAAGATCCCGCCAGAAGAGCTGTCAAAACCCTCAAGACCAAAATCGTCCTCCCACCGACCACCCCAGACCCCGTCGAAGCACTCCAAGACGGCACAAACACCACGAAAACATCATGTCGCCAATCCATACATGCAGTCCCCAACTGCCCGAACTCCCGGAGCCGTGACCCCCTCGACAGCCCGCAAGCTCTTCAGCCCAGTCCTCCCAACCTCAATTGGACCAACTCCCCAGAAAGACGGCCGAGTGCTTGGCCTATTCGACCTCCTAGgcaaaaccccctccaaaccaaCCGAATCTCCCTTCCCCAAGCCAATAGGCTCAGCAACCCCCAGCAAACGCCGCGCCTCCGAACTAGGCGACCTCACAACCCCCTCTGCCAAACGAATTGCCCACGATGCTTCCACCCCTCTCGCCGGAAGAACCAACCTCTTTGGAGCTGTCACCACACCCCTCCACGAAAAgccaaacaacaccaccacaaccccctccacaacccgcAGCAAACTATTCAATACCCCCGCCTTCCTCCGCCGGAccacccttcctcctccagtaGACGAAACCGACGAAAACGGCCCCTGGAAAGTCGGCCCCCTCCGTCTTCCCCGAGTTCTAAGCCGCAAAGGCGTCAAGGTCAAAGGTCTCTCCGAAGTCGTCGCCGATCTCCGAAAAATAGAAGACGAGGCCCatcaagatgaagaagatgctCTCCGGGAAATGGAAGCAGAGGAACTCGGCGTACCAGTCACCAAACCTGCCGTTCCCAAGTTAGCTACAGTACCAGAGGGCGTCGAGACAGAAATCGGGGACGGCCAGACAGTaccaccccaaccagcccaacccaGATATACCGAAGAGAAACCTGTCCTGCTATCACATTTCGACAACGAGGCCTACGATGACGAAATAGATCTCAGTAGGGAAGGGGTAGATACGCAAGGCAACCCCCTTCGAGTCTACAAAAAGCGAGGGCAGAAGCGCACCACAAGAATGGTCAAGATGAAGCCTACCCGTTTCCAGCGCCCTACCGACAACTCTCCCCCTGATTCCGACGACGAACCCATCCCTGAAACGCAATACCCCGACCAGCCACCTCAGGCTCCTCAAGACGACTTGTTACTCTCTGGCCCTGATTTTGAGGGcaacgacgaggatgacgacgattTCGACACCCTCAGGCCCACCCCCAAATCTACCGGCAAGGGGGCTAGGAAGACCTTGGCCGAGACAAaagggaggaagaaggaggatgagagagaggaagggacggtgaagaaggcggTCAGAAAAGTCAAGGCGACTGCGCATGCGAATTTCAAGAGGCTGAAACTCAAGCAAGGCGGGGCGAAGGGCGGGCCGGGGTATAATTCGAGGtttaggaggaggaggtag
- the UBP2 gene encoding ubiquitin-specific protease ubp2 (COG:O; MEROPS:MER0014645; EggNog:ENOG503NVJH; BUSCO:EOG092604S1) — MHTNTASSTMPRLSTMDSLNTGGRLARRLIEDWYRGALQHANWSEPRLQSCYHLRGARPGPVGPNDDHDLIMIPSQTHGHQMACLCKHCRYHFVFTWAEPEFSSPGHPQHHFVMAPGDDESFGEEKGKQLLVTWPSRDKKLGPLMRKTSYRCSFCGFSIRLDVSAPRLASRWIDIVTDESRAKRNLKRAMDEDPGRFKDMTQEKLAKLESSALMTLNMYITNIMSNDSTSAEKKISERNKTFMVQFGPECEELFLYLGFTKRQEAEDTFYISPQVPPENGGRTFLYSERSFFENVKSEIQSVIDQKRPELVHQHSPARIKLQTVLGVDDAQTRTVHWKVSESDLHYFYLLGASSKTTEPMLIWAYERQAAVDRDHERYYREAFNFLAYHGDEEMQMYAVHLDQKALPRPEKSEYDKDWEWFGFWRAQGRTLTKDRIIERYKHYRETRPEAGHLHRLHLAKIARDLGQRDLVYIAVVDMDEAEANGVLDSTAQTAPDTIAYAALESVNNNEKDAAVVVTAMNLIGARMARQRRGDKDFDEALGDFETISGQLESLVSGETQNQDFCDPVSNGQEMEVGAGDLTLPVGLDNIRNTCYLNSILQYLYTVDVIRDLLRTLDLDTPEASTDRVGEILSGSVSGVEEGQKKEAFLGHEFARELKTLFHEMEETRYTHVKPRQRLANAAMARADKGGSTAESKATGPKAANSAVPELKITTSTDADAKMVNGEETSELEHVETTSVSSSQTLVGETPAAASTGSGKKMEKAGPLEALVKELDQDEVKGTAQQDVDEAMGNILEHLQAALKLARARRNAGEDGSEEIPDPIDDHFYSNFRIYNRTRGNDDVQGWTTHEDRNRMIMAPLHETKAVKEDLYQAIGRGMDVQLNEETNKMTYSVFKRPADILHFLFPRSRALDLKNENPVELNDPLYLDLFMDVVPGDERYGKRTRLWALNKRLEELNTKPRAFEPGSAKILSEEDIDRLVTENGLVDADGDYELVDADERTALATKEVQGGWVAVSPEKLKQFEERQRADDSAELLKEKQGLVVGEVEYRLHAVFCHTGTPRSGHYWVWIKDFERGAWHKYNDELVTVHSEEDFRKQAGTAAEPCWAAYVRADKVAGLVSTPLRKRVRGG; from the exons ATGCATACGAATACAGCATCATCCACCA TGCCCCGCCTATCAACCATGGACTCCCTCAACACAGGTGGCCGCCTTGCCAGAAGGCTCATCGAGGACTGGTACCGGGGTGCTCTGCAGCATGCCAACTGGTCTGAACCCCGACTCCAGTCTTGCTACCATCTGCGAGGAGCCCGCCCCGGCCCAGTCGGTCCCAACGACGACCACGACCTTATCATGATTCCCTCGCAGACACACGGCCACCAGATGGCTTGTCTATGCAAGCACTGCCGGTACCACTTCGTCTTCACCTGGGCCGAGCCGGAATTTAGTAGCCCTggccatcctcaacatcacTTTGTCATGGCACCGGGGGATGACGAATCCTTcggcgaggagaaggggaagcaACTCCTCGTTACTTGGCCTAGTAGGGACAAGAAACTGGGCCCTTTGATGCGCAAGACCAGCTACCGGTGCAGCTTTTGCGGCTTCAGCATCCGGCTCGATGTGTCAGCACCACGCCTGGCCAGCAGGTGGATTGACATCGTCACGGATGAGTCGCGCGCCAAGAGAAACCTCAAGAGGGCCATGGACGAGGACCCGGGCAGATTTAAGGACATGACGCAAGAGAAGCTCGCTAAACTCGAGTCCAGCGCCCTCATGACACTGAACATGTACATTACAAACATCATGTCTAATGATTCCACCAGTGCCGAGAAGAAGATATCGGAGCGCAACAAGACGTTCATGGTGCAATTCGGTCCAGAATGCGAGGAGCTTTTCCTCTACCTGGGCTTCACCAAGAGGCAAGAGGCCGAAGACACATTCTACATCTCCCCACAGGTCCCACCGGAGAACGGCGGCAGGACATTCCTGTACTCAGAGAGATCTTTCTTTGAGAACGTCAAGAGCGAGATACAGAGTGTGATCGACCAGAAGAGGCCTGAGCTTGTTCATCAGCATTCGCCTGCTCGCATAAAACTGCAGACGGTACTCGGAGTTGACGATGCCCAGACGCGGACCGTGCACTGGAAAGTGTCGGAATCCGATCTACACTACTTCTATTTACTGGGGGCTTCTTCCAAGACAACCGAACCCATGTTGATTTGGGCATATGAGCGGCAAGCCGCCGTGGACCGGGATCACGAGCGCTACTACAGGGAGGCTTTCAATTTCTTGGCCTACCACGGGGACGAGGAAATGCAGATGTACGCCGTCCACTTAGATCAAAAAGCCTTGCCTCGCCCCGAGAAGAGTGAATATGACAAGGACTGGGAATGGTTCGGCTTTTGGAGGGCACAGGGCCGAACTCTGACCAAGGACCGGATCATCGAGCGGTACAAGCATTACAGAGAAACCAGGCCCGAAGCAGGACATTTGCACAGGCTGCACTTGGCCAAAATTGCTCGGGATTTAGGCCAAAGGGATTTGGTCTACATTGCCGTGGTGGACAtggacgaggccgaggccaatGGCGTGCTCGACTCAACGGCCCAAACAGCACCTGATACCATAGCCTATGCCGCTCTGGAAAGTGTGAACAACAATGAAAAGGACGCCGCGGTTGTTGTGACGGCAATGAATCTCATTGGAGCGAGAATGGCCAGACAGCGTAGAGGTGACAAGGATTTTGACGAGGCCTTGGGCGACTTCGAGACCATCAGCGGGCAGCTGGAGAGCCTCGTGAGCGGCGAAACCCAGAACCAGGACTTTTGCGATCCTGTCAGTAATGGACAAGAGATGGAGGTCGGGGCTGGAGACCTGACGTTGCCCGTCGGGCTTGACAACATTCGCAACACTTGCTACCTGAACAGCATTCTGCAGTATCTCTACACAGTCGATGTCATCAGGGACCTGTTGCGGACCTTGGACCTAGATACGCCCGAGGCCAGTACAGACAGGGTGGGCGAGATCCTGAGTGGAAGTGTGAGcggggtggaagaaggccaaAAAAAGGAAGCTTTCCTCGGCCATGAATTCGCGCGCGAGCTCAAGACTTTGTTCCACGAGATGGAAGAGACTCGATACACTCACGTCAAACCACGCCAGCGGCTTGCCAACGCCGCCATGGCCCGAGCTGATAAGGGAGGCTCTACTGCTGAGTCCAAGGCCACTGGCCCCAAGGCTGCCAACTCTGCGGTTCCCGAGCTCAAGATCACAACATCTACAGACGCTGATGCCAAGATGGTGAATGGTGAGGAGACCTCCGAACTCGAGCACGTTGAGACGACCAGTGTATCTAGTTCACAGACGCTGGTGGGAGAGACACCAGCTGCTGCGTCAACGGGATcggggaagaagatggagaaggcgggGCCCCTGGAAGCTTTGGTAAAGGAACTTGACCAAGACGAGGTCAAGGGCACTGCGCAACAGGATGTCGACGAGGCCATGGGAAATATACTGGAACACCTACAAGCAGCCCTCAAGCTAGCCCGTGCGCGCCGCAATGCCGGGGAGGACGGAAGCGAGGAAATACCCGATCCCATTGACGATCACTTTTATAGCAACTTTAGGATCTATAACCGGACGCGCGGGAACGACGACGTACAGGGCTGGACCACACACGAAGACCGCAACCGCATGATCATGGCACCGCTTCATGAGACAAAGGCGGTCAAGGAGGATCTGTACCAGGCCATTGGGCGCGGCATGGATGTCCAGCTGAATGAAGAGACAAACAAGATGACGTATTCGGTCTTCAAAAGGCCTGCTGATATTCTGCACTTTCTATTCCCCAGGAGTCGTGCGCTCGACTTGAAGAACGAGAATCCAGTGGAGCTAAACGATCCGTTGTATTTGGATCTCTTCATGGATGTTGTCCCAGGGGACGAGCGGTACGGGAAGCGGACGAGACTGTGGGCTCTCAACAAGcggttggaggagctgaATACCAAGCCACGGGCGTTCGAGCCGGGTTCGGCCAAGATTTTGTCGGAGGAGGATATTGACAGGCTTGTGACTGAGAATGGTcttgttgatgctgatggggaTTATGAGCTCGTTGATGCCGACGAGAGGACTGCTCTTGCCACCAAGGAGGTtcaaggggggtgggttgcgGTTTCCCCCGAGAAACTGAAGCAATTCGAGGAGCGCCAGCGGGCTGATGATTCGGCAGAGCTTCTCAAGGAGAAACAGGGGCTTGTGGTCGGGGAGGTTGAATACAGGCTTCACGCGGTGTTTTGCCACACTGGAACCCCCCGATCCGGCCACTATTGGGTGTGGATCAAGGATTTTGAGCGGGGCGCGTGGCACAAATACAATGACGAATTGGTGACGGTGCACAGCGAGGAGGATTTCAGGAAGCAGGCGGGGACTGCGGCTGAGCCTTGCTGGGCGGCCTATGTACGTGCTGACAAGGTAGCGGGCTTGGTGAGCACGCCGCTCCGAAAGAGGGTACGAGGTGGGTGA
- a CDS encoding uncharacterized protein (EggNog:ENOG503P60E), giving the protein MWPNGKISQNVGPTSPPETPRTASPVFGRKSSPPPPGVSAPTPPPLPHSRHHHHHHNHLRPMAPPPLSTGGVPVAFNGSRPDQLSPRTTSCSSSSSSEDESDNDSQPAGPSRSATPEQPQLEPSPLLPQIPHISARIGRSASITIGRVIAETDSNFVIEELSDFADSDDERDGVLRPDYIEYAESNRSRSRSRTRRPAVIDRTFIFSLHNLNCDDESDETDLDEAEYREFLIKRREEKKKRRMTSGSIGKRTISESIGSDTDLEDLKPWLGPNSSEDQTGGRRMRRRVSMVDHHMRRRSSIFQHEARTSRIEELDEPESDDGVFLEVGGVGEKLARELPYYEYVSMEVDSP; this is encoded by the coding sequence ATGTGGCCCAACGGGAAAATCTCTCAAAACGTCGGGCCTACCTCTCCGCCAGAGACCCCGCGAACGGCTTCCCCGGTTTTTGGCCGCAAAAGCAGCCCCCCGCCCCCCGGGGTGTCTGCGCccacgccgccgccgcttcCACActcccgtcaccaccaccaccaccataaTCACCTCCGGCCCATGGCGCCCCCCCCCTTGTCGACCGGAGGAGTTCCGGTGGCGTTCAATGGCAGTCGGCCAGATCAATTATCACCACGAACCACCAGctgttcctcttcctcgtcgtcggaaGACGAATCCGACAACGATTCCCAACCCGCCGGGCCATCCCGGTCCGCGACCCCTGAACAGCCACAGCTAGAGCCATCCCCACTTCTACCCCAGATTCCACACATATCGGCCAGGATAGGCCGGTCAGCCTCCATCACAATCGGCCGTGTCATCGCCGAGACGGACTCCAATTTCGTCATTGAGGAGCTCTCCGACTTTGccgacagcgacgacgagAGAGATGGGGTTCTCCGGCCGGATTACATTGAATACGCCGAGTCCAACCGCAGCCGCTCCCGCTCAAGGACGAGACGGCCGGCGGTAATAGACAGGACGTTTATTTTCAgcctccacaacctcaatTGCGACGATGAGTCTGACGAGACGGACCTCGACGAGGCCGAGTATCGCGAGTTTTTGatcaagaggagggaggagaagaagaagaggaggatgacgagcGGGAGCATAGGGAAGAGGACCATCAGTGAGAGCATCGGGAGTGATACTGATTTGGAGGATTTGAAGCCTTGGCTGGGGCCAAATTCGTCGGAGGACCAgacgggggggaggaggatgaggagacgGGTTAGCATGGTGGATCATCAcatgagaaggaggagctcgATTTTTCAGCATGAGGCGAGGACGTCGAGGATTGAGGAGTTGGATGAGCCCGAGTCGGATGATGGGGTCtttttggaggtgggaggggtgggggagaagttggCGAGGGAGTTGCCTTATTATGAGTATGTTAGCATGGAGGTGGATTCGCCCTAG
- a CDS encoding uncharacterized protein (EggNog:ENOG503NY9M; COG:Q), whose translation MTAFDIKIVSDAICPWCYLGKKRLERAINLYKASVPNASSDTFKIHWHPFYLDPSLPKTSVDRDEHLLKKFGDPNRLAMSTMMLKRFGEAEGINFSFKARIGNTRDAHRLVQLAKTKSNELENSVISALFKLHFEEDGDITSHDVLIAAGEKGGLDKAEVESWLDEGRGGPEVDKEVEEAYRDGVSGVPNFTINGKYRVEGAQDPEKLVEVLKRIKASAPAVSASSEGVSC comes from the exons ATGACGGCCTTCGACATCAAAATCGTCTCCGACGCCATATGCCCATGG TGTTATCTAGGCAAAAAGCGCCTCGAACGCGCCATCAACCTCTACAAAGCCTCCGTTCCCAACGCCAGCTCCGACACTTTCAAAATCCACTGGCACCCCTTCTACCTCgacccttccctccccaaaacctcGGTTGACCGCGATGAGCACCTCCTCAAGAAATTCGGCGATCCCAACCGCCTGGCCATGTCCACCATGATGCTCAAGCGCTTCGGCGAAGCCGAGGGCATCAACTTCTCGTTCAAGGCCAGGATCGGAAACACCCGTGACGCCCACCGGCTGGTTCAGCTGGCAAAGACAAAGTCGAACGAGCTCGAAAACAGTGTTATCTCTGCGCTTTTCAAGCTGCATTtcgaggaagatggagacaTCACTTCCCATGACGTTCTGATCGCCGCCGGCGAGAAGGGAGGGCTGGACAAGGCTGAGGTCGAATCCTGGCTCGATGAGGGCAGGGGCGGACCCGAAGTCGacaaggaggttgaggaggcgTACCGGGATGGAGTGTCCGGAGTGCCCAATTTCACCATCAATGGAAAGTACAGAGTGGAAGGCGCCCAAGATCCCGAGAAGTTGGTCGAGGTTCTGAAGAGGATAAAGGCTTCTGCTCCTGCTGTCAGCGCTTCTTCCGAAGGAGTAAGCTGCTAG
- a CDS encoding uncharacterized protein (COG:S; EggNog:ENOG503P29U): protein MSLISNHLAQIALSCEGIDSLPFPPPKIFTNALLSNPDITSLIRDTEAHERALFSVPAPPPPPTTTPHPEQPKPSNRRQTVFNVAAGEVTTGPAPNSSTRRSTAVAAVLGGDLHAHLTRRHKEGEADIELLLQGAEKLCGVYALPGALERIPQLRRKWEMQGHTLAYYEQKVAEQQVQLQAMNQRNEWDEDEEMEHVEEEKGDYITEEDLRRDEEELRKLERKRRELQAKLKSLEGDIGGLMDI from the exons ATGTCCTTGATATCAAACCACCTCGCCCAAATCGCCCTCTCCTGCGAAGGCATAGACAGCCTCCC TTTCCCCCCACCGAAAATCTTCACCaacgccctcctctccaacccagacatcacctccctcatccgCGACACCGAAGCCCACGAACGCGCCCTCTTCTCCGTCCCcgcacccccaccaccaccaaccaccaccccccatcccgaGCAACCTAAACCCTCCAACCGCAGGCAAACAGTCTTCAACGTCGCCGCCGGAGAAGTCACCACCGGACCAGcacccaactcctccacccgccGATCcaccgccgtcgccgccgtTTTGGGCGGTGATCTCCACGCGCATCTGACCCGTAGACACAAGGAAGGCGAGGCCGACATTGAACTACTACTACAAGGTGCCGAGAAGCTTTGTGGTGTCTATGCCTTACCTGGAGCGCTGGAGAGGATACCGCAACTAAGAAGAAAGTGGGAGATGCAAGGGCATACGCTCGCATATTACGAGCAAAAGGTCGCCGAGCAACAAGTGCAATTGCAGGCCATGAATCAACGAAACGAAtgggatgaggacgaggaaatGGAGcatgtggaggaggaaaagggggattACATCACAGAGGAAGATTTGCGGcgggacgaggaggagctgaggaaattggagaggaagaggcgggAGCTGCAGGCCAAGTTGAAGAGCTTGGAAGGTGAtattggggggttgatggataTTTGA